One genomic window of Azospirillum sp. TSH100 includes the following:
- a CDS encoding methyl-accepting chemotaxis protein gives MRLNEPITDREIVMEDGVLLVSRTDTGGRITFVNKAFVDISGYAEAELIGAPHNLIRHPHMPEEAFADLWATIKDGRPWEGLVKNRTKSGDFYWVRANVTPVIEDGAVTGFISIRTKPSREQVAATERLYTDIRNGRARHLAVREGQAVGLSAGAAFRRWLATVTGRLTMIFAFMILSMLVVGGVTLRGMSDSNASLKTVYEDRTVPAVQIGEILDHMRDNVQTLQRLIIDTRDGTDPKAMAQREERITKNDTVIDRLWADYLTTYLTPEEKTLAERFAKQRAAFLNEGLKPAVELARQGDSLRLEVLVRDRIDPLFQAAFQTNKDLLQLQLTVAKAEYEGALEDFQWHLVFAVAAGLAVLLAAVFCGLLLLRTVRRPLAAFSADFDAIARNDQTHIIDLPAAAEFHPIAGQLRGLKARLCYAVQERVERARQADEERRRALETMASTVEREAGRAVEEVAQRTGAMADDAEGMSGSAERVSINAQTVASAAGQALANAQTVAAASEELAASIREISSQVAHSSAVTRRAVESGHHTQATIRSLSETVAKVGEVVNLIQSIAGQTNLLALNATIEAARAGEAGKGFAVVAQEVKNLANQTASSTEEITRQITAIQAVTDEAVQAVKEIGETIAEIDHIAGSIAAAMEEQAAATQEISRNVVETSTAAQEVSHRIAAVSEEADRTGAQATQVKNGSGDVARSIESLRKVLVRIVRTSTGDADRRRKPRFQVEETGTLLIGGDRLAVTVRNLSMGGAMIDPVTATDGRSLAGATGHLRLDRYGTEAMVAVKAVEHNRIHLAFDAETMAGDFARAVEIATKDRPPVDMAA, from the coding sequence ATGCGACTGAACGAACCGATCACCGACCGCGAAATCGTGATGGAAGACGGCGTCCTGCTGGTGTCGCGCACCGACACGGGCGGGCGCATCACCTTCGTCAACAAGGCCTTCGTCGACATCAGCGGCTATGCCGAAGCCGAGCTGATCGGGGCGCCGCACAATCTGATCCGCCACCCCCACATGCCGGAGGAGGCCTTCGCCGATCTGTGGGCGACGATCAAGGATGGCCGGCCGTGGGAAGGGCTGGTGAAGAACCGCACCAAGTCGGGCGATTTCTACTGGGTCCGCGCCAACGTCACGCCGGTGATCGAGGACGGCGCGGTGACGGGCTTCATCTCCATCCGGACCAAGCCGTCGCGTGAGCAGGTGGCCGCGACGGAACGGCTCTATACCGACATCCGCAACGGCCGGGCGCGCCATCTGGCGGTGCGCGAGGGGCAGGCGGTCGGGCTCAGCGCCGGGGCGGCCTTCCGGCGCTGGCTCGCCACCGTGACCGGGCGGCTGACCATGATCTTCGCCTTCATGATCCTGTCTATGCTGGTGGTCGGCGGGGTTACGCTGCGCGGCATGTCCGACAGCAACGCCTCGCTGAAGACGGTGTACGAGGACCGGACGGTGCCGGCGGTTCAGATCGGCGAGATTCTGGACCATATGCGCGACAATGTGCAGACCTTGCAGCGCCTGATCATCGACACCCGCGATGGCACCGATCCCAAGGCGATGGCGCAGCGTGAGGAACGGATCACCAAGAACGATACGGTCATCGACCGGCTGTGGGCGGACTATCTCACCACCTATCTGACGCCGGAGGAGAAGACGCTGGCGGAGCGCTTCGCCAAGCAGCGCGCGGCTTTCCTTAACGAAGGCCTGAAGCCGGCGGTGGAACTGGCGCGGCAGGGCGATTCGCTGCGCCTGGAAGTTCTTGTCCGCGACCGGATCGATCCATTGTTCCAGGCGGCCTTCCAGACCAACAAGGATCTGCTGCAACTGCAGCTGACCGTCGCCAAGGCCGAGTATGAGGGGGCGCTGGAGGACTTCCAGTGGCATCTGGTGTTCGCCGTGGCCGCCGGTCTCGCCGTCCTGCTGGCGGCGGTGTTCTGCGGGCTGCTGCTGCTGCGCACCGTGCGCCGGCCGCTGGCTGCCTTCTCGGCCGATTTCGACGCCATCGCCCGCAACGACCAGACCCACATCATCGACCTGCCGGCGGCGGCCGAGTTCCATCCGATCGCCGGCCAACTGCGCGGGCTGAAAGCCCGGCTCTGCTACGCCGTGCAGGAGCGTGTCGAGCGTGCCCGTCAGGCTGACGAGGAGCGCCGCCGTGCCCTGGAAACCATGGCCTCGACCGTGGAGCGCGAGGCCGGGCGCGCGGTGGAGGAGGTGGCCCAGCGTACCGGCGCAATGGCCGATGATGCCGAAGGCATGTCCGGCTCGGCCGAGCGGGTCAGCATCAATGCCCAGACCGTGGCCTCGGCTGCGGGGCAGGCGCTGGCCAACGCCCAGACCGTGGCCGCCGCCAGCGAGGAACTGGCCGCCTCGATCCGCGAGATCTCCTCGCAGGTCGCCCATTCCAGCGCAGTGACCCGCCGCGCGGTGGAGAGCGGCCATCACACCCAGGCCACCATCCGTTCGCTGTCGGAAACGGTGGCGAAGGTTGGCGAGGTGGTGAACCTGATCCAGTCGATCGCCGGCCAGACCAACCTGCTGGCGTTGAACGCGACCATCGAGGCGGCGCGGGCGGGCGAGGCCGGCAAGGGCTTCGCCGTGGTGGCGCAGGAGGTCAAGAACCTCGCCAACCAGACCGCGTCCTCGACCGAGGAGATCACCCGCCAGATCACCGCCATCCAGGCGGTGACCGACGAGGCGGTGCAGGCCGTCAAGGAGATCGGCGAAACCATTGCCGAGATCGATCACATCGCCGGTTCCATCGCCGCAGCGATGGAGGAGCAGGCGGCCGCCACCCAGGAGATCAGCCGCAACGTGGTCGAGACCTCCACTGCTGCGCAGGAGGTGTCGCATCGCATTGCCGCCGTGTCGGAGGAAGCCGACCGCACCGGGGCGCAGGCCACCCAGGTCAAGAACGGCTCCGGGGACGTCGCGCGCTCGATCGAGAGCCTGCGCAAGGTGCTGGTCCGCATCGTCCGCACCTCCACCGGCGATGCCGACCGGCGGCGCAAGCCGCGCTTCCAGGTGGAAGAGACGGGAACCCTGCTGATCGGCGGCGACCGGTTGGCGGTGACCGTGCGCAACCTGTCGATGGGCGGCGCCATGATCGATCCGGTGACCGCGACCGACGGCCGTTCGCTGGCGGGGGCCACCGGTCATCTGCGGCTCGACCGCTATGGAACGGAAGCGATGGTCGCGGTGAAGGCGGTGGAACATAACCGCATCCATCTGGCCTTCGACGCCGAGACGATGGCGGGCGACTTCGCGCGGGCGGTGGAAATCGCCACCAAGGACCGGCCGCCGGTCGACATGGCGGCCTGA
- a CDS encoding PAS domain S-box protein, which produces MPRTRLRWRRGRTGTAVPRLHLATDAAGDGLWDWDMATGAVWYSPGWQTMLGFTPGEVPPTVEFWRSRVHPEDLPMVEAALAAHLAGDRCYYECEHRVRAKSGDWLWILDRGRVVAWDAERRPRRMIGTHVNVTARKRMEDELAESRLQLDAILDNAPMGVLLVDRDRVIRRVNKAVAATFQHRLEDIIGCSARVIYGDDRVFDEVGRRAYPQMQAGGQFDEEVVMRRADGADIRCRLIGRSVKVDDPERGYVWVVEDITVRWRAEQALNDRAGFQRVLLDTVPVPIFVQDVMGHYVDANSAFERWMGIDRQALFGRTVFDLAPPDIAEADEVVDRALLADQTPQSYETRLRCADGTLRDVLFSKAVYCRTGGKPAGIVGALMDISERKQAEQALRERQQLFEQIFVASCAVKLLIDPIDGRIVDANPAAAEFYGYPLDRLRSLHIQDINAAPPTDVRRELHQASRAERRQFQFRHRLASGEVRDVEVYISNIVVHGRTMLMSLIHDITERCRAADALGRKTRELERSNAELEAFAYVASHDLRQPLRVITSYLTLLERGLGKSLGEEERECIDFARDGAQRMDRLIVDLLDYSRVGRKARPFRPVPLDEPLQLALLNLEVAVQDAGAAVSVEIPDGGRPAMVAGDDNELMRLFQNLIGNAVKYRASGRPPVVRVTLAPDRLGSADRPCGTPAWRIDIRDNGIGIAPEDRERVFGIFQRLHRRDEYEGTGVGLAVCKKIVDHHGGRLWVDDAPGDDLRDADGRPCGSLFRLILPALPAPDQGVAEQAVPERAGEAGVRP; this is translated from the coding sequence ATGCCCCGGACCCGCCTGCGCTGGCGCCGCGGGCGGACGGGTACGGCGGTTCCACGGCTGCATCTGGCGACCGATGCCGCCGGCGATGGGCTGTGGGACTGGGACATGGCGACCGGCGCGGTGTGGTACAGCCCTGGCTGGCAGACGATGCTGGGCTTCACGCCGGGGGAGGTTCCGCCGACGGTGGAGTTCTGGCGGTCTCGCGTCCATCCCGAAGATCTCCCCATGGTCGAGGCCGCTCTGGCGGCTCATCTGGCGGGGGACCGGTGCTATTATGAATGCGAGCATCGCGTCCGCGCCAAATCAGGCGACTGGTTGTGGATCCTCGACCGCGGTCGGGTGGTGGCCTGGGACGCGGAGCGCCGGCCCCGCCGCATGATCGGCACCCATGTCAACGTCACCGCCCGCAAGCGGATGGAGGACGAACTGGCGGAAAGCCGGCTGCAGCTGGATGCCATCCTCGACAACGCGCCGATGGGCGTGCTGCTGGTCGATCGCGACCGGGTGATCCGCCGCGTCAACAAGGCGGTCGCCGCCACTTTCCAGCACCGGCTGGAGGACATCATCGGATGCAGCGCCCGCGTCATCTATGGTGACGACCGCGTGTTCGATGAGGTCGGCCGGCGTGCCTATCCCCAGATGCAGGCCGGCGGCCAGTTCGACGAGGAGGTGGTTATGCGCCGGGCCGACGGCGCCGACATCCGCTGCCGTCTGATCGGCCGCTCGGTGAAGGTTGATGATCCGGAGCGCGGCTATGTCTGGGTGGTGGAGGACATCACCGTCCGCTGGCGCGCCGAACAGGCGCTGAACGACCGCGCCGGCTTCCAGCGCGTGCTGCTGGACACCGTGCCGGTGCCCATCTTCGTCCAGGACGTGATGGGCCATTACGTCGATGCCAACAGCGCCTTTGAACGCTGGATGGGCATCGACCGCCAGGCGCTGTTCGGCCGCACCGTCTTCGACCTCGCCCCGCCGGACATCGCCGAGGCGGACGAGGTGGTGGACAGGGCCCTGCTGGCCGACCAGACGCCGCAAAGCTACGAGACGCGGCTGCGCTGTGCCGATGGGACGCTGCGCGATGTGCTGTTTTCCAAAGCCGTCTATTGCCGCACCGGCGGCAAGCCGGCCGGCATCGTCGGCGCGCTGATGGATATCAGCGAGCGCAAGCAGGCCGAACAGGCCCTGCGCGAACGCCAGCAGCTGTTCGAGCAGATCTTCGTCGCCAGCTGTGCGGTGAAGCTGCTGATCGACCCGATCGACGGGCGGATCGTCGACGCCAACCCGGCGGCGGCGGAATTCTACGGCTATCCGCTCGACCGGCTGCGCAGCCTGCACATCCAGGACATCAACGCCGCCCCGCCCACCGACGTGCGGCGGGAGCTGCACCAGGCGAGCCGTGCCGAACGCCGGCAGTTCCAGTTCCGCCACCGGCTGGCGTCGGGCGAGGTGCGCGACGTCGAGGTCTATATCAGCAACATCGTCGTCCATGGCCGCACCATGCTGATGTCGCTGATCCACGACATCACCGAACGTTGCCGCGCGGCCGACGCGCTGGGTCGCAAGACGCGCGAGCTGGAGAGGTCGAACGCTGAGTTGGAGGCTTTCGCCTATGTCGCCTCCCACGACCTGCGTCAGCCCTTGCGCGTCATAACCAGCTACCTGACCCTGCTGGAACGGGGCCTGGGCAAGTCGCTGGGCGAGGAGGAGCGGGAGTGCATCGACTTCGCCCGCGACGGCGCCCAGCGCATGGACCGGCTGATCGTCGACCTGCTGGACTATTCGCGGGTCGGGCGCAAGGCCAGGCCCTTCCGGCCGGTGCCGCTGGACGAGCCGTTGCAACTCGCCCTGCTGAATCTGGAGGTGGCGGTGCAGGATGCGGGGGCGGCGGTCAGCGTCGAGATTCCGGACGGCGGCAGGCCCGCGATGGTGGCCGGCGATGACAACGAGCTGATGCGTCTGTTCCAGAATCTGATCGGCAATGCGGTGAAGTACCGGGCATCTGGGCGGCCGCCGGTGGTGCGCGTGACCCTCGCGCCCGATCGGCTGGGTTCGGCAGACCGGCCGTGCGGAACTCCGGCCTGGCGCATCGACATCCGCGACAACGGCATCGGCATCGCGCCGGAAGACCGCGAGCGCGTCTTCGGCATCTTCCAGCGGCTGCACCGCCGCGACGAGTATGAGGGAACCGGCGTCGGTCTGGCCGTCTGCAAGAAGATCGTCGACCATCACGGCGGCCGGCTGTGGGTCGATGATGCGCCCGGCGACGATCTCCGCGACGCGGACGGGCGCCCCTGCGGCAGCCTGTTCCGCCTGATCCTGCCGGCGTTGCCGGCGCCCGATCAGGGTGTGGCGGAGCAGGCTGTCCCGGAGCGAGCCGGGGAGGCTGGGGTCCGGCCATGA
- a CDS encoding ATP-binding protein, which produces MTAQPLTAPRRPVSAVLRRLLSGGLRIWRPAAVQLAVTLVLALGYLWMSDVYARVLVAEHRANAALTASSLASTLSSALNERLALIRGLTAFVEVASGTGNLTDQFPRYAEALRRSVVGVRNISAAPDFVVRIVYPVEGNEKVLGNDLLRDSRPGFADTVQRAIVSRDVTFHGPVTLLQGGQGLIARQIVFGPGKPWGAVGLVFDVGAILNEVRFDRVPAYLGFAVVTDTGQQVAGDALALTGDPFVERIALPDGHWHLALAPRTSWDALAHDDPTFRGFQIAFLLLSLLIEAVTFMVIGRRHMLERQVDLRTAELGRAKNELEQFAYATAHDLQEPLRAIASYAQLLERQQKGKLDEESEGFIREIVDGAGRLKMLLRDVQLFLAEDRVPLSCGVIPAGDPLKEALSALRRRIADVGATVTVTELPSVQADERRLREIFVVLIANAVEYRHPYRAAEVQVSHRRVDGYDVIDVRDNGIGIEPRYRDQIFEVFRRLHSRDEHPGTGMGLAIARKMVERLGGRITVVSSPGVGSTFSIHLPHPVFRGFP; this is translated from the coding sequence ATGACGGCGCAGCCCTTGACCGCGCCGCGCCGGCCGGTGTCGGCGGTCCTGCGCCGCCTGCTGTCCGGCGGACTGCGAATCTGGCGGCCGGCCGCGGTCCAGCTGGCGGTGACGCTGGTGCTGGCGCTGGGTTATCTCTGGATGAGCGACGTCTATGCCCGCGTCCTGGTGGCCGAACACCGTGCCAATGCCGCGCTGACCGCCTCGTCGCTCGCCAGCACCCTGTCGAGCGCGCTGAACGAGCGGCTCGCCCTGATCCGCGGACTGACCGCCTTCGTCGAGGTCGCATCCGGCACCGGCAACCTCACCGACCAGTTTCCGCGCTACGCGGAGGCGTTGCGGCGGTCGGTGGTGGGGGTGCGCAACATTTCCGCAGCACCCGATTTCGTCGTCCGCATCGTCTACCCGGTGGAAGGCAACGAGAAGGTTCTGGGCAACGACCTGCTGCGGGATTCCCGGCCCGGCTTTGCCGATACGGTGCAGCGCGCCATCGTCAGCCGCGACGTGACCTTCCATGGCCCGGTCACCCTGTTGCAGGGCGGGCAGGGGCTGATCGCCCGCCAGATCGTCTTCGGGCCGGGCAAGCCTTGGGGCGCGGTCGGGCTGGTGTTCGACGTCGGCGCCATCCTGAACGAGGTGCGGTTCGACCGCGTGCCGGCGTATCTTGGCTTCGCCGTGGTGACCGACACCGGGCAGCAGGTGGCCGGCGATGCCCTGGCCCTGACGGGCGACCCGTTCGTCGAGCGGATCGCCCTGCCCGACGGCCATTGGCATCTGGCGCTCGCTCCGCGCACCAGCTGGGACGCGCTTGCCCACGACGACCCGACCTTCCGTGGCTTCCAGATCGCCTTTCTGCTGCTGTCGCTGCTGATCGAGGCGGTGACCTTCATGGTGATCGGCCGCCGCCACATGCTGGAACGGCAGGTCGACCTGCGCACCGCCGAGCTTGGCCGGGCCAAGAACGAGCTGGAGCAGTTCGCCTATGCCACCGCCCATGATCTGCAGGAACCGCTGCGTGCCATCGCCAGCTATGCCCAACTGCTGGAACGGCAGCAGAAGGGCAAGCTGGACGAGGAAAGCGAGGGCTTCATCCGCGAGATCGTCGACGGCGCCGGGAGGTTGAAAATGCTGCTGCGGGACGTCCAGCTGTTTCTGGCGGAGGATCGGGTGCCGCTCAGCTGCGGCGTGATCCCGGCCGGCGATCCGCTGAAGGAGGCGCTGTCCGCGCTGAGGCGGCGCATCGCCGATGTCGGCGCCACCGTGACGGTGACGGAACTGCCGTCGGTGCAGGCGGACGAACGGCGGCTGCGCGAGATCTTCGTCGTGCTGATCGCCAACGCGGTCGAATACCGCCATCCCTACCGTGCGGCGGAGGTGCAGGTGTCCCATCGGCGGGTCGACGGCTATGACGTGATCGACGTGCGCGACAACGGCATAGGCATCGAACCGCGCTATCGCGACCAGATTTTCGAGGTGTTCCGGCGCCTGCATTCGCGCGACGAACATCCCGGTACCGGCATGGGGCTGGCCATCGCCCGCAAGATGGTGGAGCGGCTGGGCGGCCGGATCACCGTCGTCTCCAGCCCGGGCGTCGGCAGCACCTTTTCCATCCATCTGCCCCATCCCGTCTTCCGAGGATTCCCCTGA
- a CDS encoding response regulator: MQDPTAPFEILLVEDDPADAGLAKRALRDGRILCNVGHVRDGVEAMAYLRRQGPFAEAVRPDLILLDLNMPRMDGREVLQELKADEELKTIPVVILTTSDVDRDVNASYLLGANSFITKPMDMDAFFDAVKGIEEYWFRVVRLPR, from the coding sequence ATGCAGGACCCGACGGCCCCCTTCGAGATCCTGCTGGTCGAGGATGATCCGGCCGACGCCGGCCTTGCCAAGCGCGCCCTGCGCGACGGGCGCATCCTGTGCAATGTCGGCCATGTCCGCGATGGGGTGGAGGCGATGGCCTATCTGCGCCGCCAGGGGCCTTTCGCCGAGGCCGTCCGTCCGGACCTGATCCTGCTGGACCTCAACATGCCGCGGATGGACGGCCGCGAGGTGTTGCAGGAACTGAAGGCGGACGAGGAGTTGAAGACCATTCCGGTGGTGATCCTCACCACCTCCGACGTCGACCGCGACGTGAACGCCAGCTATCTGCTGGGCGCCAACAGCTTCATCACCAAGCCGATGGACATGGACGCCTTCTTCGACGCGGTGAAGGGCATCGAGGAATACTGGTTCCGTGTCGTCCGGCTGCCGCGGTGA
- a CDS encoding diguanylate cyclase — translation MSITLPGKPALSRGPLCEDGRTAILLVEDDDADARLVIRSLTPYARRSSVARATSLKEARAWLLRNACDVVLLDLSLPDSFGLETVTRLHADAPSLPLVVLTGYDDEDFALEILAHGAQDYLVKGQTDGPLMWRAVQHAIARKRLEEELRLSEERLQGIIGLAQDAILTTDANLEITLFNRAAENLFGYEAADILGRPLSLLIPERFRPDHDAHIAGFSASEVQAQVMTNRREVEGLTADGREFPAEVSIAKLHHAHGLLFTAVIRDVSERKRVESELRRMATTDPLTGLNNRRRFMELAEIEMARLRRYGRPVSVLMLDIDRFKVINDTHGHAVGDQALVWLAEICRSELRNTDHIGRLGGEEFAIILPETPLASAAEVAERLRQRLALADVPLRHDDPSKGLYQDHGHAGLRMTVSIGVGMCGEEDASIERALGRADRALYEAKVAGRNRVVVGGGCPGPAFAAASVPTSMAS, via the coding sequence ATGTCCATCACCCTGCCGGGCAAGCCGGCCTTGTCCCGTGGTCCCCTGTGCGAAGACGGACGCACCGCGATCCTGCTGGTCGAGGATGACGACGCCGACGCCCGTCTGGTGATCCGGTCGCTGACGCCCTATGCCCGCCGCTCCAGCGTGGCCCGCGCCACCTCGCTGAAGGAGGCGCGGGCCTGGCTGCTTCGCAATGCCTGCGACGTCGTGCTGCTCGACCTGTCGCTGCCCGACAGCTTCGGGCTGGAGACGGTGACCCGGCTGCACGCCGACGCGCCGTCGCTGCCGCTGGTGGTGCTGACCGGCTATGACGACGAGGATTTCGCCCTGGAGATCCTGGCCCATGGCGCCCAGGATTATCTGGTGAAGGGGCAGACCGACGGGCCGCTGATGTGGCGCGCAGTGCAGCATGCCATTGCCCGGAAAAGGCTTGAGGAGGAACTGCGCCTGTCGGAAGAGCGGCTGCAGGGCATCATCGGGCTGGCGCAGGACGCCATCCTGACCACCGACGCCAACCTGGAGATCACGCTGTTCAACCGGGCGGCGGAGAACCTGTTCGGCTATGAGGCCGCCGACATCCTGGGCCGTCCACTGTCGCTGCTGATCCCCGAACGCTTCCGGCCGGACCACGACGCGCACATCGCCGGTTTCAGCGCCTCGGAGGTGCAGGCCCAGGTGATGACCAACCGCCGCGAGGTCGAGGGTCTGACCGCCGATGGCCGGGAATTTCCGGCGGAGGTGTCGATCGCCAAGCTGCACCATGCCCATGGCCTGCTGTTCACCGCGGTGATCCGCGACGTGTCGGAACGCAAGCGGGTGGAAAGCGAGTTGCGCCGGATGGCGACCACCGATCCGCTGACCGGTCTGAACAACCGCCGCCGCTTCATGGAGTTGGCCGAGATCGAGATGGCGCGGCTGCGCCGTTATGGCCGGCCGGTGTCGGTGCTGATGCTGGACATCGACCGCTTCAAGGTGATCAACGACACCCATGGCCATGCGGTGGGCGATCAGGCGCTGGTCTGGCTGGCCGAGATCTGCCGCAGCGAATTGCGCAACACCGATCATATCGGCCGGCTGGGCGGTGAGGAATTCGCGATCATCTTGCCGGAAACCCCGCTGGCATCGGCGGCCGAGGTGGCGGAGCGGCTTCGCCAGCGTTTGGCTCTGGCCGACGTGCCGCTCCGGCACGACGACCCGAGCAAAGGCCTCTATCAGGATCATGGACACGCCGGCCTTCGGATGACCGTCAGCATCGGCGTCGGCATGTGTGGCGAAGAGGATGCCAGCATCGAGCGGGCGCTCGGCCGTGCCGATCGCGCGCTGTATGAGGCGAAGGTGGCGGGCCGCAACCGGGTGGTCGTTGGCGGCGGTTGTCCCGGCCCCGCCTTCGCCGCCGCCTCCGTTCCAACCTCCATGGCCAGCTGA
- a CDS encoding response regulator has protein sequence MKTPNRPEAMAMAMATEPVLLVSRDAVRGRLLAPFFGELVQVDTLAAALDRLRSRGTASGETVLLLDTPAVVAAVAAVEALSLLEPAPAVVVLLPEGPGQSQEQDIGSLIAAGAQDALPAGNGGALRIAVSAARRRQMRENRLRVALAEAERGGAEAAALLDAAGAAVVAALDPMLALTAAALESPLLPRQQDRLAVVRTAGAALRSTVAALRPVGRLAPFEEPLTLRTLAAHAKTVTVKGGAEEAFAGDTAGLRALLSLLTAEAGASLSLSLRPAGGDAAELTMRRRGVARLRPLVLAAVHPLVRRLGGLLLADGPDGEAGEELTIRVPLRTMPRPAALSVLLVEDNPIGRLVAAGFFKALGHGVTTAEDGAQGLAAATAGRFDLIVMDVQMPVMDGHEAARAIRALPGEAGLVPIVALTAGTDAEDDAQCRAAGMDDCLHKPLTMDRLRVVLERLFPGRVQVGG, from the coding sequence ATGAAGACCCCAAACAGGCCGGAGGCGATGGCGATGGCGATGGCAACGGAACCGGTGCTGCTGGTTTCTCGGGATGCGGTGCGCGGCCGGTTGCTCGCTCCTTTTTTCGGGGAGCTGGTACAAGTGGATACGCTGGCTGCGGCGTTGGACCGGCTGCGCAGCCGTGGTACGGCCTCGGGTGAGACCGTGCTGCTGCTTGACACTCCCGCAGTGGTGGCAGCGGTTGCGGCGGTCGAGGCGCTGTCCCTGCTGGAACCCGCCCCGGCGGTGGTGGTGCTGTTGCCGGAGGGGCCAGGGCAGAGCCAGGAGCAGGACATTGGCAGCCTGATCGCGGCGGGGGCGCAGGATGCGCTGCCGGCCGGCAATGGCGGTGCCCTGCGCATCGCGGTGTCGGCAGCCCGCCGACGCCAGATGCGCGAGAACCGGCTGCGCGTGGCGCTGGCCGAGGCGGAGCGGGGCGGGGCCGAGGCGGCAGCGCTGCTCGACGCTGCGGGAGCCGCGGTCGTGGCTGCGCTCGACCCGATGTTGGCGCTGACGGCCGCCGCGCTGGAATCGCCGCTCCTGCCGCGCCAGCAGGACCGGCTGGCAGTCGTCCGGACGGCAGGTGCCGCTCTGCGCTCCACGGTGGCGGCCCTGCGTCCCGTCGGACGGTTGGCGCCGTTTGAGGAGCCCCTGACGCTGAGGACGCTGGCTGCCCACGCGAAGACGGTGACGGTCAAGGGCGGAGCGGAGGAGGCGTTTGCCGGCGATACGGCCGGACTGCGCGCTCTGCTGTCGCTGCTGACCGCCGAGGCCGGCGCGTCGCTGTCCCTGTCGCTGCGGCCGGCCGGGGGCGACGCCGCCGAACTGACCATGCGCCGCCGGGGCGTGGCGCGCCTGCGCCCCCTGGTGCTGGCCGCGGTCCATCCGCTGGTGCGGCGTCTGGGCGGACTCCTGCTGGCCGATGGTCCGGATGGCGAGGCGGGCGAGGAGCTGACCATCCGCGTACCGTTGCGGACCATGCCGCGTCCGGCCGCGCTCTCGGTTTTGCTGGTGGAGGACAACCCGATCGGCCGTCTGGTCGCCGCCGGCTTTTTCAAAGCGCTGGGCCACGGGGTGACGACGGCGGAGGATGGAGCGCAAGGGCTGGCCGCCGCGACGGCCGGCCGGTTCGACCTGATCGTGATGGACGTGCAGATGCCGGTGATGGACGGACACGAGGCCGCCCGCGCCATCCGCGCCCTGCCAGGCGAGGCCGGCCTCGTGCCCATCGTCGCATTGACCGCCGGCACCGATGCCGAGGACGATGCGCAGTGCCGCGCCGCCGGGATGGACGATTGCCTGCACAAGCCCCTGACCATGGATCGTCTGCGCGTGGTGCTGGAGCGTCTGTTCCCCGGCCGGGTTCAGGTCGGCGGATGA
- a CDS encoding response regulator: protein MDMQATDYSQHRILVVEDQPFVRRTIVQILSQIGFRDVAEADNGESAMYECIRVDPDLIVCDIDMKPVSGLQFLARLRASTEAANPRAPVVFLTNHTESEIVKQAMALGVNGFVVKPPSFAALKERVDRLLGGR from the coding sequence ATGGACATGCAAGCGACAGACTATTCCCAGCATCGTATCCTGGTGGTGGAGGACCAGCCCTTCGTACGCCGGACCATCGTCCAGATCCTCAGCCAGATCGGCTTCCGCGATGTGGCTGAGGCCGACAATGGCGAGTCGGCGATGTACGAATGCATCCGCGTCGATCCCGACCTGATCGTCTGCGACATCGACATGAAGCCGGTCTCCGGCCTGCAGTTCCTGGCCCGCCTGCGCGCCAGCACCGAGGCCGCCAATCCCCGCGCCCCGGTGGTGTTCCTGACCAACCACACCGAATCGGAGATCGTGAAGCAGGCGATGGCGCTGGGCGTCAACGGCTTCGTGGTCAAGCCGCCCTCCTTCGCCGCGCTGAAGGAGCGGGTGGACCGGCTGCTGGGGGGACGGTGA
- a CDS encoding nitrogen fixation protein NifQ: MIFGRILALAAADPVRTMVQALALTKADLAELTARHAPQWADAVAALPDSDESGEDAIEEGDLRALLVEHGARGADEERWLATILARRSLEPNHLWQDMGFHDRGELNTMFRRHFPALVTMNSGDMKWKKFFYRQLCEREGLMLCKSPNCEVCDDVEVCFGEESGDPLSSLARLARGG; encoded by the coding sequence ATGATCTTCGGCCGCATCCTGGCGCTCGCCGCCGCGGATCCGGTGCGGACGATGGTCCAGGCGCTGGCGCTGACCAAGGCAGACCTTGCAGAGCTGACCGCACGCCATGCCCCCCAATGGGCCGATGCCGTCGCCGCCCTGCCCGACAGCGATGAGTCCGGAGAGGACGCCATCGAGGAGGGTGATTTGCGCGCCCTCCTGGTCGAGCATGGCGCCAGGGGCGCCGACGAGGAGCGATGGCTCGCCACTATTCTGGCCCGCCGGTCGCTGGAGCCGAACCATCTGTGGCAGGACATGGGATTCCACGACCGCGGTGAACTCAACACCATGTTCCGGCGGCATTTCCCGGCGTTGGTGACGATGAATTCCGGCGACATGAAGTGGAAGAAGTTCTTCTATCGCCAGCTTTGCGAGCGCGAGGGGCTGATGCTGTGCAAGTCCCCCAACTGCGAGGTGTGCGACGACGTGGAGGTCTGTTTCGGCGAGGAAAGCGGCGATCCCTTGTCCAGCCTCGCCCGCCTAGCCCGTGGCGGGTGA